GCTCCACGATTTCCGCGACGCGCTCTGCGACATCACATCGCGGGACACCCGGCAGCTGGCCGATGGGGGACTGATAGACGTCCATATCGCCATGCCTGGCCTGCAGATCGACCGCCAGAGCATGGGCGTGGACGTTGTCGGTCAGGATCAATATCGTCACGACTCGCCCCCGCCAGCCTGCCCAGCGCCCATCAGCGGAGCCCCCAACACCAGCTCACCCTACTTCAGGGCCGACGCATACCGGACGGCCACGCTGGGGCCAGCGCAGGGACATCAGTCAGTGCGGTTCCAGGATCCGGGCTACCGCATCGTTCACGGACAGCCGTAGTTCGTCACCGGTCAGCTCGTCGATACCCGTCGCCGAGCGCAGCATGGGCGCAAAGAGCCGCCAACCGAATTGCAGCGCAAGGGCGTGCGCGACCGCCAGCCGCGCGCCCAAGTCGCTGTCGTAGCGAGGCCGTACCGCGTCGAGCAGCTCCGCAACATTGGGAAATCGCTGTTGCAGCTGGCCCACGGGATATCCGTCCAGCAGTGCCCGGGCTAAGACCCGCCCATGTCGGTCGAGAGCCCGTTCGATGATGTCAGCGGGCGCCTCGGAGTGCAACAGTCTGGTCAGCTTCGTGCCCAGGTGATCGAGCACGGCCCCAACCAGTTGGTCCTTGGTGCCGAAGTGACGAAACACCAGCCCGTGGTTGACCTTGGATCGAGCGGCGATGTCGCGAATCGACGTCGCGGCTGGCCCACGCTCGGCGAACAGGTCGGTGGCGGCCTGCAGGATTGCGGCCGCTACCTCTTCCCGCCCAGTGGGCATCTTGCGGCGGTCGGTTGCCGGACGCGTAGTCATCCGGCTACAGTAACCGATGTAGTCATCTGACTACACTAACCATTCATTGAGGACGCCAGCAATGACAGATCTGATTACCGTGAAGAAGCTGGGCAGCCGTATCGGCGCCCAAATCGACGGGGTGCGCCTCGGAGGCGATCTGGACCCCGCCGCAGTCAACGAGATTCGCGCGGCACTACTGGCCCACAAGGTGGTCTTCTTCCGCGGTCAGCACCAACTCGATGACGCCGAGCAGCTGGCGTTTGCCGGGTTACTGGGCACCCCGATCGGCCACCCGGCCGCGATCGCCCTCGCCGACGATGCACCGATCATCACGCCGATCAACTCCGAGTTCGGCAAGGCGAACCGCTGGCACACCGACGTCACGTTCGCCGCCAACTATCCGGCCGCCTCGGTACTGCGCGCGGTCTCCCTGCCCAGCTATGGCGGGTCGACGTTGTGGGCCAACACCGCCGCGGCCTACGCGGAGCTGCCCGAGCCGCTCAAGTGCCTCACCGAAAACCTGTGGGCGCTGCACACCAACCGCTATGACTACGTCACGACCAAACCGCTGACCGCGGCGCAGCGGGCCTTCCGTCAGGTGTTCGAGAAGCCGGACTTCCGCACCGAGCATCCCGTGGTGCGGGTACACCCGGAGACCGGTGAGCGCACGCTGCTAGCGGGCGACTTCGTGCGCAGCTTCGTCGGGTTGGACAGCCACGAATCAAGGGTGTTATTCGAAGTGCTGCAACGGCGAATCACCATGCCCGAAAACACCATCCGCTGGAACTGGGCGCCGGGCGACGTAGCCATCTGGGACAACCGGGCCACCCAACACCGGGCGATCGACGACTACGACGACCAGCACCGGCTGATGCACCGGGTCACCTTGATGGGCGACGTGCCCGTCGACGTGTACGGGCAGGCTAGCCGGGTGATCAGCGGGGCGCCGATGGAGATCGCTGGCTGATCAACCAGTAAGCGCAACGCAATTATGTAGCACCATGCGTGCTACCGTTGGGCTTGTGGAGGCAATCGGAATCCGAGAACTAAGACAGCACGCATCGCGATACCTCGCCCGGGTTGAAGCCGGCGAGGAACTTGGCGTCACCAACAAAGGAAGACTTGTGGCCCGACTCATCCCGGTGCAGGCCGCGGAGCGTTCTCGCGAAGCCCTGATTGAATCAGGTGTCCTGATTCCGGCTCGTCGTCCACAAAACCTTCTCGACGTCACCGCCGAACCGGCGCGCGGCCGCAAGCGCACCCTGTCCGATGTTCTCAACGAAATGCGCGACGAG
Above is a window of Mycobacterium tuberculosis H37Rv DNA encoding:
- a CDS encoding HTH-type transcriptional regulator, translating into MTTRPATDRRKMPTGREEVAAAILQAATDLFAERGPAATSIRDIAARSKVNHGLVFRHFGTKDQLVGAVLDHLGTKLTRLLHSEAPADIIERALDRHGRVLARALLDGYPVGQLQQRFPNVAELLDAVRPRYDSDLGARLAVAHALALQFGWRLFAPMLRSATGIDELTGDELRLSVNDAVARILEPH
- a CDS encoding dioxygenase produces the protein MTDLITVKKLGSRIGAQIDGVRLGGDLDPAAVNEIRAALLAHKVVFFRGQHQLDDAEQLAFAGLLGTPIGHPAAIALADDAPIITPINSEFGKANRWHTDVTFAANYPAASVLRAVSLPSYGGSTLWANTAAAYAELPEPLKCLTENLWALHTNRYDYVTTKPLTAAQRAFRQVFEKPDFRTEHPVVRVHPETGERTLLAGDFVRSFVGLDSHESRVLFEVLQRRITMPENTIRWNWAPGDVAIWDNRATQHRAIDDYDDQHRLMHRVTLMGDVPVDVYGQASRVISGAPMEIAG
- the vapB47 gene encoding antitoxin VapB47 (part of toxin-antitoxin (TA) operon with Rv3408), which gives rise to MRATVGLVEAIGIRELRQHASRYLARVEAGEELGVTNKGRLVARLIPVQAAERSREALIESGVLIPARRPQNLLDVTAEPARGRKRTLSDVLNEMRDEQ